A segment of the Lycium ferocissimum isolate CSIRO_LF1 chromosome 5, AGI_CSIRO_Lferr_CH_V1, whole genome shotgun sequence genome:
GAATTGCTGAGAGGATTATGTCAACACCTTTCTGGTAGTCCAGCCTTCCAATAAATCCAATCTGcattattaattttccaaattttctggTTAGAGAGGGAGGGAATTTTTCCTCGTAATTCAAAGAAGTCAACAAAACTCTCACCAGTGGACAATCAAATCGAATTGGAAGGCCCAGTTCCTTTTGCAGAGCAGTCTTGCACTCCACCTGTATAATTAAAATGGAAGTTAGCAGAGACACTTTGTGCGAATTAGTTCCAAGAAAGCGACGGTTCACGTCAGGTACTGAAAAGCTTAATTACCTTTCCAGAGAGGTCATTGATGGAGTAATGCGAAGCAATATGCTCATCTGTTAATGGGTTCCAATCATCAATATCTATTCCATTAGTAATTCCTGCATAAATAGAGAAAGATTAACTAGTAATTCAAATGTTCATAGATAACGGAAGCCACAGCTAAggttattaattaaatttagcCTTGGCTCTGGTCATGACTTTTGACAAAACTTAGAATTTGACTAGGATGAAGCTAATACTGGTAAATAAGCCTCGTCAATCAACATATATCTTACCAAATTACAATTcgaataaaaggaaaagaatatcaGAAAGAACTCAAAAGAAATCATCTGACACACGTACCATTAAGAACTGACTTTCTACTGGTCAACAGCTCATGTAGCCCATATCCCCCTTCAGGAGTTGTTATTTCCCATGAGTACCCCTGCCACCAAAACAAAATTAGTAAACAGAAAAGTAACCACAAGTAATAGGAAGAGAGGACGAGTGCGATATTTTTATGTACTGAATaacaatattcaacaatttatcATGATGTCACGTAGATTTCTCATACCGAAATAGAAATTCATGAACCATAATCAGTGATATACTTCCTAATATTCTTCGACTAGTATACAGAAGTGGAAATTTCCATATTTACCTGGCTAACTGTCAGTATCCGATCAGCAATTGCAACTGCCCCTTTCAAAATGTTCACTGTTTCACCAGTGTCAAGTGCATGCGCCCTTGCCCATGTGGGAAATATCCATTCAACTGCTCCATACCATTCGGAAGGCaatcccaaatttttgtagGTTGCTGCAGGCTCCACTCCCTATGCAAAATATCAAACAAGAGACGATCTATGACCGTATCAAACACTGATAACCTCAAGATGCAGATTATTTCAATACAAGCCGGTGCATAACTTGAGTTGCAGACAGGAACATTCAATCAAGCAATCAATAAATACTTATGAACCACAGAGGTCACTACATAAAGTCGGAATTGACCAAATACAAGGTAAATGATTAACTATCAAACTACCAACAAGCAACGAGACCAGACATATGGATTCAGGATCCACCTCTCATCATCCACTAACTTTCTACGTCTAAACCAATCAAAATAAATCCAAACTATCAAACTGATCTAACAAGATTAGCCTGCTACTCGCCTTGATGGATAAAAACTGGAGTTGGGGTCTTCATATGACATAAAACCATCCATCATGGTCATTTGGTTAGTTTATAGAGCAACTGATTCATTTGGAAAATCAGAAGTTCCTTCAGTGTAAATTCTTACCCACTGATCCTATAACTGTAAATAGGATGGAGATTTCGAGCAAACACATTTACATGCAAAGTATACATCTCGTGCAGTTAGAAACCAATATGGTCTAACTGTCAAAAGGCAGCCATAACGTCAACCATACCACCAACACTaaggttttaaaaaaaggaactGGTAATCTagagccaattgtttattttcTCTTTAACTTTCCTCCATATGGAAGGCATCTTGAAATTTTTATCAAACAGCAGCTTCGAGTTCCAAATTACATTTCGACCATAGTGAGATACATTAACATTTCTGCCTTCCTGGAGCAACCACTTCCCAGAAATTATGAATCTTAAATCAAATCACAGCTTTGTGAACCAAGAATTGAATAGCTTgagcttatcccatgttctagtAGATTCATTTCCAGATTCAGGAAGTGAACGAGTAGAATGATTAAAGACATCAAATTCAAGTCAACAAAACTAACATTCTGATGACTAAGAATTAAATGGCTCAGGGAGAAAACCATGACGATGTTACAGTTTGACCAGACAATAAAGCCTGTTACTCAGGGTCATTATACCTCCAAATACAGTGGTGAGCCCAGGAGACATTCATACCTCAATGTCACAGAAATGGGGACAATTAAGCTAGGAAAGTACCTGATGTGCAATGTTGTGTATTGCGACAATACTACGAGCATCCTTGTAAACACCATAAGGACGGTACTTGGCCGCTAAAAGTCTGCACCGTAGAACACTTGAAGATCAGCAAGAAGGATTCTGTCATAAACTGGTCAAAAATAGTCAAAAGCACAGACAACCAGAATAAGCTATTCCGCAGCATGGTGGGTGCTGCAGGTGAAAGGAGGGAAGCTGTTCCCAAGGCTACTTTGATATACAGATATAGTGTGactgaccttttttttttttttgaaaatcaagtaAAGATATttcattcataaacatggcCAAACAGGTCGTCTACATGGGTTAAACCAAAAAGTAAGGTATCTACAAAAATATGATTCTCTACAAACACCGCCCAATCATCTATACAACAAGGAACTTTCTGTttacaccaaaagaaaataagggagcGGAGGCTACTCCTCAACTGAGAGAAACTCGATTCTACTCCTTCAAAAGCTCTCCTTTTTCTCTCTCCAGACTACCCACATTAAAGCAAGTGGGACCATGTTCCCAGCCCTTCGTCTTCTCCTACGTGACTGACATAGTTATGTGATAGTGTACAAAAAATCTCGACATCCACTACAGGACCAAATAATAACCCCTCAGTCAGTTTTAGaccttaaaaataaagcataacaATCAGATGGCAGTCAATGACAGTAACCAGCTTATCACAATATGAATGTCTAAACATGAAACCATTTTAAGGAACAGACGACTACTAATgtactactccctccatctcaatttaagtgtcttacattcctttttggtctgtcccaaaaagagtgtctctttctatatttagtaagttttccaTTTCCAACATTCTATATggcatctttaatttaagaccacaagattcaaaaatctccttttgtttcttaaactccatgcccagtcaaactaagacacttaaattggaacggagggagtacaattttttctttttcttttgttttttcagAAGTGTATTTTGCGCTAATACATTACCTTATAGTTTATCAATAGGCTATAGTACTTCGTGATGGAAGGTAAGATGGAATTATTATTAGAATAAACAACTGCAGAAGTGCAACATAAGATTGATAATAACATCTGCAACTTaccagttttcaaaaaaaataataacatcTGCAGTACCGACACACAAGCATTATTGTGCAATGCATTATGCATctattattatctttttttacGACGTATAGCAAAACATCTTAAAATTAAGCCCTTGTAAGGAACTTTTTTAAGAAGTGCCATCGTAAGGATGTTAAAAATGTCACTAGCAAAAGTAGCATTGAGATGTTTGGCATTCATCAAACATAAATTacatagaaaaatataaataagtcaGAATATTTTGTTAACATACAAAGGAACCAGGGCAGCGTGCCAATCGTTAGCAAGAAACAAGCACTTCTCTCCATAAGTGAACCCTCCCAGTGGAAGAACCAATGGCGCTTCACATGCTGCGTGACAAAGCAAAGTGAAGCGAAACTGCTTACCAAAAAGATAGGGAAGTATTATCACTAGCCATCATATTAAACCATATAGAGATGTGATCATCGTGCatgaaaaagaataatatattACCTGATTATCACTAAATGCGCCATAAATATCACCATATGGCGTTCCAGTTCTGTGATAAGAAGGGTGATCCACAAATACCTGATAGCAAGAGCAGTATATCTTTACCATTAAAATCCTAAATATGCACTTAGCAAGAAATattatgttaaataaaaaaacagaCATATACAACTAATTTATCAACTAATCCAaaagtaatactccctccgtttcaaaaaaataaaagagttttGAATCTTGGGTCTTAAAATAAAGATGTatgtaatgtactaaaatgccctttgaatcttgtggtcttaaatatgcCATGCAGTATGTTGGGTgtaaaaagttattaaatataaaacgtggcattcttttttaaagagACTACAAGGGAAAGTGAGACAAACAacttgaaacggagggagtaataataaaatataaagtaTGCAGGAAAAAATGTATGCAAAAAAGGGTATGTCAAACGCTCTTACCCAGTCAACACCGGCCCTGTATTCATGGTAGAAGCCTACTTCCTGAGCACCACCAAAGCAGTGGATCGTGGCCCGCACGTCAAGGTCAACAGCATTAACATATTTTTCATCTGAACGACCTCCATTCAAATACCTAGGTGAAACAACCATTACACGATGACCCCGAGCAGCTAGTGCCATAGGCAAAGAACCACAAACATCTCCTAAACCACCTGTCTTAGAATACGGAGCTGCTTCAGCAGTAACAAAAATGatattaaaagttaatttagggGTTTTCTCCATCTCTTCAGCATCCTCACTCAATTCATCTCCATCATCGGCTACAATATCATGAGATTCAACCATTGTTGCATCACCTGCAACTGAATTGAGTATGCaccattttcattttctttgaaGGCAaaactagaaaaagaaagaactaGACTGTAAACACTATCATTACATATTTTTGCACAGAAATACATCAGGTGTAAAAGCAATTAGTAACGAGCCTGAATCAATTCAGTAACTGAGTTAAAACTCCCAGTGTTTctacatataaatttattttacatattagaaagaaaaaaatcaaaaaaagacCCTATTGTCCTACTAATTGTAACCTTTTCTAGCTGCAACATGGTAAGTCTTTCACCAGCAATAGAACCAACAAGTATACACATGTTTCAAGCATGCGAGCACTAACAAACATCAGTGTCTCAGAGTGGAAGTCCATTCAAACAAGAAGCTGCTTAAGTACTTTCTTATGGATGAATAAATTAACTAATCAATAAAGTAAAGTTCTAGAACTTCACACTTAGTATCACCACAAACATCGAAACAGTTGAGCATTCTTTACAAACATCGAAACAGTTGAGCATTCTTTCTGTCATATTGAAAGAAAGACCAACTCATCTAACTCTCAGATATCAGGTTTGCACTCTAAAAATGCAATTACTATGAGAGATGCTGAtacaaaagttaaaaatatacGTATTAATCATAACCATATAGTTGATTTCTAACATTGTCCCCAAGCTATAATTATCAAGTTAAATGTTCTCAGCCTCTGTTCGCTTTCATCAGATACAACTATGGCGTAAACAAAGTCATATTGATCACTTTATCAATTGGAGCAATGAGCATTTATCCAAACTACAAAGTACAGTGGAATTATATCCATTTAGCAAATCTTTTAATCATCcattcaccctcttcttcttcttttttatttttttatttttttttattttctttttgatgaAAGGGAAACCCGCAGCCATTACCctttgggtgcgcacagggtaaaccctgCTCTTGTGCAATagcccgcaaaccacacaggagagataaccgCACTAGGCAAGCTATGTGCGATGAGCTCGACCGAGAAGGCAAATCCCTACTTTCGTAGgtagggggtttcgaacctgagatctccattatgaaagcccatgctcaaccaactgagccacccttgcgggtatCACACTCTTCTTTTTAAGGTAGAAGTTGAGGTCCTTAACGAAATTGGCATTGTATAATGAAATGAGGAACTATTATGCCATcttcaaaataagatttttactAGATTGAGCAACTAGGAAACAACATCCGGATAAAAATACACAGAACACATAAAAAACAATGAAATTACTGAATGCTAACTTCAAgctcaagaaaacaaaagacaATACCAGAATGAGGAATCAATTGAAAACCAACAACAGAACCAGAACCATCCCTCTCAGCACCTAAAAGAAGACCCTCTGACACTTTCTCATCTGGAGAACTACCACCATTACTGAATGAACTTCTAACACATAAAGACTGGatctttttacttctttttcgTCCCTGCAACAACCAAGAAAACCCCACTTGCCTTACTACACTCAATCCCTGCAAACCACTCCCTGAGACACATAAGCAAGACTTGTTGCTAAGATTTGTTGATGTTTGGAGAGACCCCATTTGGGTGGTAAGATCAAGAATCATGCAGAGAGAGCGAGAGAGTACTCTTTCAATGTACTTGTAGAtatattgataatttaaaatgtAAGGGACaaaaagaaagatagaaaatctgaaaaaggaaaaaaaagtgaagaaagaTTTTGTATTAATAGTATGAGACACTTTGTACATTTTAATTTACTAAATTATCCCGGAATTATAATCCTCCGGACTAATTTATCTCATCTCCCGAATACGATGGTATATTTCATccttaaaattgtattttattttatattctgtttgatagtacaaaattaatactccctccgaatcaaaaaaagagtccacttacctttttttttcttggataacaaaaagtgtccacttatcaaagaATTAATcctattttttcagatttaccTCTATTAAGTGTCATATGATCAAATTCTAATCCCTgtttaattaggggtaatttagttaaattatctatttatatctagaagttagtattttctcAAGAGGTGTGCAAATGACcaagtgaactctttttttttgatCTAGAGGGAGTACTAAAGTTAGTACTGAGATATACCCAACTTATACTatgtaccaaacgacccctcaAAGGAATATTACTTCTGGTATAGGATctgatgaaaaagaaaaacacaagTACCTAGAAGGTCGACATGACCTTGAAACGACATCGTTAGAGTCACGTTAAATAGACAGTTAGCGCGAAAAATCTTGTGGACCGACAAGTGGGGGATTACTCTACCCCATCACGGGGCGGTGTTTAATGATATCCAGAAAACCCCCTATAAATATCCCCGTCTAAATCTCACCTGTAACACTCATGTTGTTATATTGGCATAAGGAatctaaaattatatatatgctggtaatttaaaaaaatttgtaatATCCACAAAATTTAGTGGATTATATATTACTACTCTCTcaatccaaatttatataacGTGTTTGACTAGgcatcaaaaagaaaaaaatttaaaatgaaacTTATGAATCAAGAATTGACatttgtgtgattataaatcatctcattaaaaaacaaaatgagaagttcaaagttaaaataattttgcatagactaaaaagaaaagaggtactttttatatatattttttttaaatcgttAATTGTCATGTTTATTAAATGCAGTATAATTAGTCAGTAACTAATGTAACAATTGTCTAAAATTATTGTGTAAAAACAAGTCGTTAAAGTCAATAGTATTGCTGCATGATTTCTTTCATCAAAACCATCATTactcttgctttttttttttttttcacgtaGTAGTTAAAATGACCATGCATAAGAAAGCTTATTTTGTTATGAGAtgaatttcattttattttgcatGACTGTGTTGAGATGATTTAAATGGATAGATATGGTTAGTGAGGATTTTTATAATTGATTTTAACTTGTTTGAGATTAAAGTGTAATTCCTAGTTTTGGTAGCATAAgatgaaaataagaaaacttCGTCACTATGGTTAGAGTGACAAGGTCTTAAAACCGTAAGAATTTATTTGCATTCAATTCGATGTTTAcatcaaactaataaaatgtatgaaattgttgataaactcattttcttctttttacctAGGCATATGGACTTTTTTCACTCAATCATGATGAATTAATgcatatttttactttattaaattatttaatccTGATAAGTTGATATGATTAATTGTAATCACCGGGTAAGTTTTACCTATTTTCATCAAGTTTCATGCCTTCATTTCCATTTGCTTCCTCCTAAAGCCAACCAAATTTCTCTGGTCACATCTAGAAAACTTTGGAACGAAACTAACCTCCAACATTGTGTCATAAAGGCTCAAGGCAAATAGCGTCCAGTAGTGGAAGTTGATTCCTTCCTTCCTCTCCAATTCCCAAACTTGACCTTAACTTTCACCgctaagaaaataaatatatagttTTGACATGACTGGATATAGAATTTAACATATTAATTTGACTTATGCGCTAAATTACTTTTTTAGTTTCAATTTATAGAGGTAGGTGTCTAAGTCAATCTCTCCACCACCACAAGATGTGAAAGCCTCGATGGATAGCTTATTAGAAAAAAGTTTCAATTTATAGGATAGTATTACTTTTTGATGAGTCAAACAATTTATTGTTTTTACgacaattttcaaatattttttaattacaaaatatttcaACTTAAAATATCTTTCTTTTAATTCACGAATATGTAggatttatttcaaaaaattaatgtTTAGATTCTTCACTTTGTCCCCCATCACTCTTACGATAAAAGTTAAAGGACCCATGATCTAGCCTAGCAGCCTTATTTATGTAGGGCTATTGGATGCAGTGGCGGTCTGGCCAATGCAGAATTTTCATTCAGGGGTTCGAGTTTACTTAGGCAGCTGGCGGTGCAAAAGAGAGACAAAAACTTTGAAGAAAGATAGAGAGAAGAGTTTACTTTGGCACTTGTAGCAGCAGCAGTTAGCTCCGACTTATTGGTGGTGCGAATTTAGTGCTCAACTGGCAAGAAACAACACATTTTTAACTCTAATTTGGACCTTTAGGGATCAAAAATCCCTAAGTCAAATACGTattttctaaagaaaaaaaaaatgaaacgaCATCATGTGgcttttctaaaaattaaatggaaaaaacaacaaaagttaAACGTAAAAATTTTTGTAGTCCTTGAGGATTGGACCTTGGACGTTGGGGTGCATTTTCCCTAAACCAATGAGCTAACTTTTTGCATCTTATTTAGggattcaaaatttatatatatacatacataaacacagaaaatctacggaatatatatagtgtaattttttgcaGAGGCGTTTTGGGTGAACAACCTCCCGACCCCTAGATCTGCCCCTAACTGAATGGTCTAATGGGTACACAGTTACACACACAAAGGCCCAACGCGCAATGTTTTTTACTTGTTGAGATCACTTGAGATTACTGTTTACAAAATTGTTTACCTGCGATGATTACATccaaatattattatatatcttgttattgttttcattttagTTTGAGGTTTACTTTATATCATGGCGCAAGATTTGTCGCTCAATAATCTCATTAGGCGTTATGCTGATCAAACCTACTTATTGCTCTGTGCAGACTGCAGATCCTTATGCTAGTGGCATTGTTGTGTTCTCTTGATTTTGTTCGAGGCAATGTCTGGTTCAGATGAGGTAAGTCAACTATTGAGGTCGTGGTAGCGTCTGCTTTATgtcttttattctattttttgtgCTAAATTCCTTTAATTTGTATTGAGAATTGTAATAGCTTCATGGCTTTATTTAGGGTACTTTTGGCTTTCCTTCACACTTGTACTTTTCCTCCTAATTTCACTACATATAATGAATTTATAGACTCATTTAATTTCTCAAGTGCTttacttcattcatttctcaaaatagttttaaaacAAGGATTGGTTCGTGGGTGGGTAATCAACTTGTTAGGTGCCAGTTGTGACTAGCCAAATGGGTTGTGGCATCAGAACCGAGAGAAGATATGACATTTACATTTACAACTTATATTgagtaaaataataataatttaatcttAGTGATAATTATCCATTTAATTTAAGTGATTTTTAGTTATGCTAttaaaattttcagattttttgaTTTGTCATTATAGACTCCTGTTGCATGAAGATTTGTCATTAGTTTTGATTTATCTAACATTCTATATTTGATATATAATAGTATATCAATTATAAACAAACATTTTATATGATATATCTGGTGATAACATAACAAATGATATCACATGTTCGAAAAATTACAAGTGCACTTAAAAGTTAGTCTTCCTAATTTGGCCTACACGCCATCCatacaacaagaaaaataaatgggaaATGGAAGCTAAGTAATCTTCATGGATGATTCACAAAAACATCAATGTCAGGAAGTACATAGCGGAGGCAGGTCTCTTTTTTTAAGCTTAATATCATACTTAATGTATAACTGCTATGAGTTTTGA
Coding sequences within it:
- the LOC132056412 gene encoding soluble starch synthase 1, chloroplastic/amyloplastic; this translates as MILDLTTQMGSLQTSTNLSNKSCLCVSGSGLQGLSVVRQVGFSWLLQGRKRSKKIQSLCVRSSFSNGGSSPDEKVSEGLLLGAERDGSGSVVGFQLIPHSVAGDATMVESHDIVADDGDELSEDAEEMEKTPKLTFNIIFVTAEAAPYSKTGGLGDVCGSLPMALAARGHRVMVVSPRYLNGGRSDEKYVNAVDLDVRATIHCFGGAQEVGFYHEYRAGVDWVFVDHPSYHRTGTPYGDIYGAFSDNQFRFTLLCHAACEAPLVLPLGGFTYGEKCLFLANDWHAALVPLLLAAKYRPYGVYKDARSIVAIHNIAHQGVEPAATYKNLGLPSEWYGAVEWIFPTWARAHALDTGETVNILKGAVAIADRILTVSQGYSWEITTPEGGYGLHELLTSRKSVLNGITNGIDIDDWNPLTDEHIASHYSINDLSGKVECKTALQKELGLPIRFDCPLIGFIGRLDYQKGVDIILSAIPELLQDDVQFVMLGSGEKQYEDWMRHTENLFKDKFRAWVGFNVPVSHRITAGCDIIVMPSRFEPCGLNQLYAMRYGTIPVVHSTGGLRDTVKDFNPYAEEGKGEGTGWTFSPLSSQKLLDTLKVAIGTYTEHKSSWEGLMKRGMERDYSWENAAIQYEQVFDWAFTDPPYVR